A genomic stretch from Candidatus Nitrotoga arctica includes:
- a CDS encoding riboflavin synthase: MFSGIIADVGIIECTEDRDGGLDLSVITRALGMEDVQLGDSMAVNGVCLTVVKIEGNRFSVNVSRETLNCTVGLIEGVRVNLEKALRLADRLGGHLVSGHVDGVGEVVEFTDLNESWKLSVRVPQLLAKYIAVKGSITINGVSLTVNQVEGDVFSVNLIPYTLEVTTLNELRAGDKVNVEIDLIARYVERIMQARG, encoded by the coding sequence ATGTTTAGTGGCATCATCGCAGATGTAGGTATCATTGAATGCACGGAAGACCGTGATGGAGGCTTGGATCTCTCCGTAATCACTCGTGCGCTCGGCATGGAAGACGTGCAACTTGGCGACAGCATGGCTGTGAACGGCGTGTGTCTGACTGTCGTAAAAATTGAGGGTAATCGTTTCAGCGTAAATGTCTCGCGCGAGACATTGAATTGTACGGTCGGGCTGATTGAGGGTGTTCGTGTCAATCTGGAAAAAGCGCTGCGCTTGGCTGACCGGCTGGGCGGGCATCTGGTGAGTGGCCATGTGGATGGCGTGGGCGAGGTAGTGGAATTCACCGACCTAAATGAAAGCTGGAAACTTAGCGTGCGTGTGCCGCAATTATTGGCAAAATACATCGCGGTAAAAGGTTCCATCACAATCAATGGGGTGAGCCTGACAGTGAATCAGGTTGAAGGTGATGTGTTCAGCGTAAATTTGATTCCGTACACATTAGAGGTAACCACGCTGAATGAATTGCGTGCTGGCGATAAGGTCAATGTGGAAATTGACCTTATCGCGCGTTACGTTGAACGTATTATGCAGGCACGAGGTTAG
- a CDS encoding DUF1579 domain-containing protein: MNSKPQKEHQWLQKLVGEWIYEGQPPVSLTGMQSVRSLGGLWFLCEGHSEIHGGGTLTIMTLGYDPVKKRYIGTFIGSMMPHMWIYEGELDSTGNKLTLNTEGPSFTAGADGAKYKDVIEFINDDHRVLSSNSLGDDGKWHNFMTAHYRRIK, translated from the coding sequence ATGAATTCCAAACCGCAAAAAGAACACCAGTGGTTGCAAAAACTTGTCGGGGAGTGGATATATGAAGGTCAGCCGCCGGTGAGCCTCACAGGGATGCAAAGCGTTCGGTCACTTGGTGGCCTTTGGTTTTTATGTGAAGGACATTCTGAAATACACGGTGGGGGAACATTGACGATCATGACGCTTGGCTATGATCCAGTTAAAAAGCGGTACATAGGTACTTTTATAGGATCAATGATGCCTCATATGTGGATTTATGAGGGCGAATTGGATTCGACAGGCAATAAATTGACGCTGAACACAGAAGGCCCAAGCTTTACAGCTGGGGCGGATGGAGCTAAGTATAAGGACGTGATCGAATTTATAAATGATGATCATCGCGTGCTATCTTCAAACTCCCTAGGCGATGACGGGAAGTGGCACAATTTCATGACAGCACACTACCGGCGAATTAAGTAA
- the ribH gene encoding 6,7-dimethyl-8-ribityllumazine synthase: MKEIEKNLNGAGMRIGIVQSRFNPVICEGLLAACRAQLIQQGVSDADITLVSVPGALEIPLVLQRMAQSGRFDALIALGAVIRGDTYHFEIVANESARGVSEVQLHGGLPIANAILTTDVDEQAEERMNTKGMEAALVAIEMANLLKELA, from the coding sequence ATGAAAGAAATCGAAAAGAATCTGAACGGCGCGGGAATGCGTATTGGCATCGTACAAAGCCGCTTCAATCCTGTGATTTGCGAAGGTCTTCTGGCTGCCTGCCGAGCGCAGCTTATCCAGCAAGGTGTCAGCGATGCGGATATTACACTGGTAAGCGTACCAGGTGCATTGGAAATCCCGTTGGTGCTGCAACGCATGGCGCAAAGCGGAAGGTTCGACGCGCTTATCGCACTGGGTGCGGTAATTCGCGGGGACACTTACCACTTCGAAATTGTGGCAAATGAATCCGCACGCGGGGTAAGCGAAGTGCAACTGCATGGCGGCTTGCCCATCGCCAATGCCATTCTCACAACCGATGTCGATGAGCAGGCAGAGGAGCGTATGAATACTAAAGGCATGGAAGCTGCACTAGTAGCGATTGAGATGGCAAATTTATTGAAGGAATTGGCATGA
- the nusB gene encoding transcription antitermination factor NusB, producing MSEPATKAKALPKSSRRRSRELALQGIYQWRLTNDDQEQIEKQIRAEKGMGRYDAEFFSKLLRGVLTQHTELETVVAMHLDRTLDELSPVEFSVLLIGAYELIYHPEIPYRVVINEAVELAKTFGGTDGHKFVNGVLDKVTAQVRAVEVGGDSGKIVV from the coding sequence ATGAGCGAACCCGCAACCAAGGCGAAAGCACTTCCCAAAAGTTCCCGCCGCCGCTCGCGCGAACTAGCTTTGCAGGGTATCTATCAGTGGCGCTTGACTAACGACGACCAAGAGCAAATCGAAAAACAGATTCGCGCTGAAAAGGGGATGGGGCGCTACGATGCGGAGTTTTTCAGTAAGCTGCTGCGTGGCGTACTGACACAACATACCGAACTTGAGACGGTTGTTGCCATGCATCTTGATCGCACCCTGGATGAACTCAGTCCAGTTGAGTTTTCTGTGCTGCTGATCGGCGCATATGAATTAATATATCATCCAGAAATTCCCTATCGTGTGGTTATCAACGAAGCGGTAGAACTTGCCAAAACCTTTGGTGGTACAGACGGACACAAGTTCGTTAACGGCGTTCTGGACAAAGTGACCGCGCAAGTTCGCGCAGTTGAAGTAGGCGGAGATAGCGGCAAAATTGTCGTGTGA
- the ribBA gene encoding bifunctional 3,4-dihydroxy-2-butanone-4-phosphate synthase/GTP cyclohydrolase II: MTDIAPIQEIIAEIRAGNMVVLVDEEDRENEGDLLFAAEFVTPEKINFMAKHGRGLICLTLTDTHCKQLNLPLMVRDNGSPLGTNFTLSIEAASGVTTGISATDRARTVQVSVNKNAKPADIVQPGHIFPLMAQKGGVLVRAGHTEAGCDLAQLAGLTPASVICEILKDDGEMARLPDLIAFAQLHGLKIGTIADLIEHRSQHEKLVERVAKRTVQTAYGVFDLISYVDKTTQRTHLALVKGDIQPQIETLVRVHEPLSVLDFLEQASFKNSISVHDAMLKISLSSAGVLVLLHRNETSSDLLARAVVMPEAHHIPQWDLRSYGIGAQILRDLNVGKMRLLATPRKLPSMTGFGLEVVGYAQPE, translated from the coding sequence ATGACAGATATTGCACCGATACAAGAGATTATTGCCGAAATCCGCGCCGGAAACATGGTGGTGCTGGTGGACGAAGAAGACCGTGAGAACGAAGGCGATCTATTGTTTGCCGCCGAATTTGTTACGCCTGAGAAAATAAATTTCATGGCCAAGCATGGGCGCGGACTGATTTGTCTTACATTGACCGACACGCATTGCAAGCAACTTAACCTGCCATTAATGGTGCGCGACAATGGTTCACCGTTGGGTACCAATTTCACACTTTCCATTGAAGCGGCGAGCGGTGTGACGACGGGGATTTCTGCAACCGATCGTGCGCGCACCGTGCAGGTTTCCGTGAATAAAAATGCCAAGCCTGCTGACATCGTACAGCCGGGACATATTTTCCCGCTGATGGCGCAGAAAGGCGGTGTACTGGTGCGCGCTGGTCATACCGAAGCGGGTTGTGATTTGGCGCAATTGGCGGGGCTGACCCCCGCCTCGGTTATCTGCGAAATCTTAAAAGATGACGGCGAGATGGCACGTTTGCCCGACCTGATAGCCTTCGCGCAACTGCATGGCTTGAAAATCGGCACCATCGCCGACCTGATCGAACATCGTAGCCAGCATGAAAAGTTGGTTGAGCGCGTGGCAAAACGTACCGTGCAAACTGCTTATGGCGTGTTTGATCTAATCAGCTATGTGGACAAAACTACGCAGCGCACCCATCTGGCTTTGGTTAAGGGTGACATCCAGCCGCAAATTGAGACCCTGGTGCGCGTGCATGAACCACTATCAGTTCTGGATTTTCTGGAACAGGCAAGTTTCAAGAATTCAATCAGTGTGCATGATGCAATGCTGAAAATTAGTCTCTCATCCGCCGGAGTGTTGGTGTTATTGCATCGCAACGAAACCTCGAGTGACTTGTTAGCGCGTGCTGTAGTAATGCCTGAGGCACACCATATTCCCCAGTGGGATTTACGCAGTTACGGCATTGGTGCGCAGATTCTGCGCGATCTGAATGTCGGCAAAATGCGCCTGCTTGCTACCCCGCGCAAGCTACCGAGCATGACGGGATTTGGTTTGGAAGTTGTGGGTTATGCACAACCCGAATAA
- the corA gene encoding magnesium/cobalt transporter CorA codes for MINAYTLSNGRLSKIHVDEQDDLRTDHPIWIDVVAPTDEERKWIEQAYHLTLPKPEHLRDIEASARFYEENDELHLRSDFLLGKESSSRSVTVAFVLSGNTLFSVHEEDLPVFYQRRLTNHGQPDDLEDCKDVLINLYSMDVEFSADALEGVYADLGQVSSKVLNAKLSDKHASSVLINIAHAEHLNGRIRRNVMDTRRAISFLMRSKLLTPTQMDDVRQIMQDIDSLDGHTSFLFDKINFLMVATISFINVNQNKIVRLFSVSSVALLPPVLIASIYGMNFAHMPELNWSLGYPFALLLMALSVVVPFWIFHRKGWLK; via the coding sequence ATGATAAACGCCTACACACTCAGCAACGGCCGTCTGAGTAAAATACATGTGGATGAGCAAGATGACCTTCGCACCGATCATCCGATATGGATTGACGTTGTTGCACCCACTGACGAGGAGCGTAAATGGATAGAGCAAGCTTATCACTTGACTCTGCCAAAGCCCGAGCATCTACGAGATATTGAGGCCAGCGCACGATTCTATGAGGAAAACGATGAGCTGCATTTGCGCTCCGATTTCCTGCTCGGCAAAGAGAGTAGTTCACGCAGTGTCACTGTGGCTTTCGTGCTGTCCGGCAATACTCTTTTCAGCGTGCATGAAGAAGACTTGCCGGTGTTTTACCAAAGACGTTTGACCAACCACGGGCAACCGGATGATCTGGAGGACTGCAAGGATGTGCTGATTAATTTGTATTCAATGGATGTAGAGTTCTCCGCCGATGCGCTGGAAGGGGTGTATGCCGATCTGGGGCAAGTGAGCAGCAAGGTACTCAATGCCAAGCTCAGCGACAAGCATGCTTCTTCTGTATTGATCAATATCGCACATGCTGAGCACCTCAATGGGCGTATACGCCGCAACGTTATGGATACTCGCAGAGCAATATCCTTTCTGATGCGTAGTAAATTGCTCACGCCTACACAAATGGACGATGTGCGCCAGATCATGCAAGATATCGACTCACTGGACGGACACACCAGTTTCCTGTTCGACAAGATCAACTTCCTGATGGTCGCAACCATCAGCTTTATTAACGTCAACCAGAACAAGATTGTGCGCTTGTTCTCCGTATCCTCGGTGGCGCTGCTGCCACCGGTACTGATCGCTTCCATCTATGGCATGAATTTCGCGCATATGCCCGAACTCAACTGGAGCTTGGGTTATCCCTTTGCACTTTTGTTAATGGCGTTGTCGGTGGTGGTGCCATTCTGGATATTCCATCGCAAGGGCTGGTTGAAATAG
- the corA gene encoding magnesium/cobalt transporter CorA, with translation MINAYTLSNGRLSKIHVDEQDDLRTDHPIWIDVVAPTDEERKWIEQAYHLTLPKPEHLRDIEASARFHEENDELHLRSDFLLGKESSSRSVTVAFVLSGNTLFSVHEEDLPVFYQRRLTNHGQPDDLEDCKDVLINLYSMDMEFSADALEGVYADLGQVSSKVLNAKLSDKHASSVLINIAHAEHLNGSIRRNVMDTRRAISFLMRSKLLTPIQIDDVRQIMQDIDSLDGHTSFLFDKINFLMVATISFINVNQNKVVRLFSVSSVALLPPVLIASIYGMNFAHMPELNWSLGYPFALLLMALSVVVPFWIFHRKGWLK, from the coding sequence ATGATCAACGCCTACACACTCAGCAACGGCCGTCTGAGTAAAATACATGTGGATGAGCAAGATGACCTTCGCACCGATCATCCGATATGGATTGACGTTGTTGCACCCACTGACGAGGAGCGTAAATGGATAGAGCAAGCTTATCACTTGACTTTGCCAAAGCCCGAGCATCTACGAGATATCGAGGCCAGCGCACGATTCCATGAGGAAAACGATGAGCTGCATTTGCGCTCCGATTTCCTGCTCGGCAAAGAAAGTAGTTCACGCAGTGTCACTGTGGCTTTTGTGCTGTCCGGTAACACTCTTTTCAGCGTGCATGAGGAAGACTTGCCGGTGTTTTACCAAAGGCGTTTGACAAACCACGGGCAGCCAGACGATCTGGAGGACTGCAAGGATGTGCTGATTAATTTGTATTCAATGGATATGGAGTTCTCCGCCGATGCGCTGGAAGGAGTGTATGCCGATCTGGGGCAAGTGAGCAGCAAGGTACTCAATGCCAAGCTCAGCGACAAGCATGCTTCTTCCGTATTGATCAATATCGCACATGCTGAGCACCTCAATGGGAGTATACGCCGCAACGTCATGGATACTCGCAGAGCAATATCTTTTCTGATGCGCAGTAAACTGCTCACGCCTATACAAATTGACGATGTGCGCCAAATCATGCAGGACATCGACTCACTGGACGGGCACACCAGTTTCCTGTTCGACAAGATCAACTTCCTGATGGTCGCGACCATCAGCTTTATTAACGTCAACCAGAACAAAGTTGTGCGCCTGTTCTCCGTGTCCTCGGTGGCACTGTTGCCGCCGGTGCTTATTGCCTCCATCTATGGCATGAATTTCGCGCATATGCCTGAACTCAACTGGAGCCTGGGTTATCCCTTTGCACTTTTGTTAATGGCGTTGTCGGTGGTGGTGCCATTCTGGATATTCCATCGCAAGGGTTGGTTGAAATAG